Proteins encoded together in one Oncorhynchus nerka isolate Pitt River linkage group LG19, Oner_Uvic_2.0, whole genome shotgun sequence window:
- the c1qa gene encoding complement C1q subcomponent subunit A isoform X2, translating to MLIKNTGFPRMMSGFSLSAVCVAVLFSLGRCQNGCLVQDGTPGAQGTPGRDGRQGAKGEKGEPALQPDAVPHGLKGRKGSRGIPGDMGPKGLSGDLGPEGPSGPPGPPGPAGRGGDQSHQHRAAFSVSRTDISYPPYKQTLTYNSAITSSNLISVNTGMFTCSTPGVYYFVFHSEAKVGMCLYLKSDALGERMLGFCDYNNRATTQVLSGGVVLDLSRGNKVWLEPFKDEQPENVKEDKKDKKIVFNGFLLFHTGK from the exons GGTTCCCGAGGATGATGTCAGGGTTTTCACTGTCTGCGGTGTGTGTGGCGGTGCTCTTTTCCTTGGGGCGATGCCAGAACGGATGCTTGGTCCAGGACGGAACACCAGGAGCGCAAGGAACTCCAGGCCGGGATGGGCGACAAGGAGCAAAGGGAGAAAAAGGAGAGCCAg CACTGCAGCCGGATGCGGTGCCCCATGGACTGAAAGGGAGGAAGGGGAGCCGGGGGATCCCCGGGGACATGGGGCCTAAAGGCTTAAGTGGAGACCTGGGACCTGAGGGTCCCTCTGGGCCCCCTGGCCCCCCTGGCCCTGCAGGGAGGGGCGGGGACCAATCCCATCAACACCGCGCGGCCTTCTCCGTGTCCCGGACAGACATCTCCTACCCCCCCTACAAACAAACCCTGACCTATAACTCCGCCATCACCAGCAGCAACCTGATCAGTGTGAACACTGGAATGTTCACCTGCAGCACACCTGGAGTCTACTACTTCGTCTTCCACTCAGAGGCcaag gtgggcaTGTGTCTGTATCTGAAAAGTGACGCCCTGGGAGAGAGGATGTTAGGTTTCTGTGACTACAACAACAGAGCCACTACCCAG GTTCTGTCAGGAGGTGTGGTGTTGGACCTATCACGCGGCAACAAG GTGTGGCTGGAGCCATTTAAAGACGAGCAGCCGGAGAatgtgaaggaagacaagaaGGACAAGAAGATCGTGTTCAACGGCTTCCTGCTCTTCCACACCGGGAAGTGA
- the c1qa gene encoding complement C1q subcomponent subunit A isoform X1 translates to MLIKNTGEDQRWKELPAPCSNPGFPRMMSGFSLSAVCVAVLFSLGRCQNGCLVQDGTPGAQGTPGRDGRQGAKGEKGEPALQPDAVPHGLKGRKGSRGIPGDMGPKGLSGDLGPEGPSGPPGPPGPAGRGGDQSHQHRAAFSVSRTDISYPPYKQTLTYNSAITSSNLISVNTGMFTCSTPGVYYFVFHSEAKVGMCLYLKSDALGERMLGFCDYNNRATTQVLSGGVVLDLSRGNKVWLEPFKDEQPENVKEDKKDKKIVFNGFLLFHTGK, encoded by the exons GGTTCCCGAGGATGATGTCAGGGTTTTCACTGTCTGCGGTGTGTGTGGCGGTGCTCTTTTCCTTGGGGCGATGCCAGAACGGATGCTTGGTCCAGGACGGAACACCAGGAGCGCAAGGAACTCCAGGCCGGGATGGGCGACAAGGAGCAAAGGGAGAAAAAGGAGAGCCAg CACTGCAGCCGGATGCGGTGCCCCATGGACTGAAAGGGAGGAAGGGGAGCCGGGGGATCCCCGGGGACATGGGGCCTAAAGGCTTAAGTGGAGACCTGGGACCTGAGGGTCCCTCTGGGCCCCCTGGCCCCCCTGGCCCTGCAGGGAGGGGCGGGGACCAATCCCATCAACACCGCGCGGCCTTCTCCGTGTCCCGGACAGACATCTCCTACCCCCCCTACAAACAAACCCTGACCTATAACTCCGCCATCACCAGCAGCAACCTGATCAGTGTGAACACTGGAATGTTCACCTGCAGCACACCTGGAGTCTACTACTTCGTCTTCCACTCAGAGGCcaag gtgggcaTGTGTCTGTATCTGAAAAGTGACGCCCTGGGAGAGAGGATGTTAGGTTTCTGTGACTACAACAACAGAGCCACTACCCAG GTTCTGTCAGGAGGTGTGGTGTTGGACCTATCACGCGGCAACAAG GTGTGGCTGGAGCCATTTAAAGACGAGCAGCCGGAGAatgtgaaggaagacaagaaGGACAAGAAGATCGTGTTCAACGGCTTCCTGCTCTTCCACACCGGGAAGTGA
- the c1qa gene encoding complement C1q subcomponent subunit A isoform X3, translated as MMSGFSLSAVCVAVLFSLGRCQNGCLVQDGTPGAQGTPGRDGRQGAKGEKGEPALQPDAVPHGLKGRKGSRGIPGDMGPKGLSGDLGPEGPSGPPGPPGPAGRGGDQSHQHRAAFSVSRTDISYPPYKQTLTYNSAITSSNLISVNTGMFTCSTPGVYYFVFHSEAKVGMCLYLKSDALGERMLGFCDYNNRATTQVLSGGVVLDLSRGNKVWLEPFKDEQPENVKEDKKDKKIVFNGFLLFHTGK; from the exons ATGATGTCAGGGTTTTCACTGTCTGCGGTGTGTGTGGCGGTGCTCTTTTCCTTGGGGCGATGCCAGAACGGATGCTTGGTCCAGGACGGAACACCAGGAGCGCAAGGAACTCCAGGCCGGGATGGGCGACAAGGAGCAAAGGGAGAAAAAGGAGAGCCAg CACTGCAGCCGGATGCGGTGCCCCATGGACTGAAAGGGAGGAAGGGGAGCCGGGGGATCCCCGGGGACATGGGGCCTAAAGGCTTAAGTGGAGACCTGGGACCTGAGGGTCCCTCTGGGCCCCCTGGCCCCCCTGGCCCTGCAGGGAGGGGCGGGGACCAATCCCATCAACACCGCGCGGCCTTCTCCGTGTCCCGGACAGACATCTCCTACCCCCCCTACAAACAAACCCTGACCTATAACTCCGCCATCACCAGCAGCAACCTGATCAGTGTGAACACTGGAATGTTCACCTGCAGCACACCTGGAGTCTACTACTTCGTCTTCCACTCAGAGGCcaag gtgggcaTGTGTCTGTATCTGAAAAGTGACGCCCTGGGAGAGAGGATGTTAGGTTTCTGTGACTACAACAACAGAGCCACTACCCAG GTTCTGTCAGGAGGTGTGGTGTTGGACCTATCACGCGGCAACAAG GTGTGGCTGGAGCCATTTAAAGACGAGCAGCCGGAGAatgtgaaggaagacaagaaGGACAAGAAGATCGTGTTCAACGGCTTCCTGCTCTTCCACACCGGGAAGTGA